The DNA region GTCACCGACGACCGGCCGGCGGTGCTCGAGATGATCAAGCCGCACCTGGCGCTCTACATGGGCGGGATGGGCGCCGAGGACACCAACTTCCACGCCGACGTCTACCGCCGAATGGGTTACTCGGACGTCGTCGACGAGGTGACCGCGCTGTTCCGCTCAGATCGCCAGGATGGCAAAGAGCAAGCGGCCAAGGTCATCCCCGACGAGTTGGTCGACGACGCCGCGATCGTCGGCGACATCGACTACGTCCGTAAGCAAATCGCCGCGTGGGAGGCCTCCGGGGTGACCATGATGGTGGTCGGCGCGCGTTCGACCGAGCAGATCCGGGACCTCGTTGAGCTGGTCTGACACCGGTTCGGCACCCGTTGGGTAGACAGATGTTGGACACTGTCTAGAACACGTTCTAGATTGGTCAGTGATGACCGACACAGCGAGACCCACGCACACGATCCAGGGCACCGTGCTGACCATGCCGGTGCGGATCCGCAAGGCCGACACCCACGTGGCGATGTTCTCGGTCCCCGCCGACGCGGCCCAGCGCATGATCGACTACAGCGGATTGCGGGTCCGCGAGTACCTGCCGGGCCGCGCGGTGACCATGCTGATGCTGGTCCGCTACATCGACGGCGACCTCGGCAAGTACCACGAGTTCGGGACCGCGGTGATGGTCAATCCGCCCGGATCGGCCGCGAAGGGACCCACGGCGCTGGCCTCGGCCGCGGCGTTCATCCACCACCTTCCGGTCAATCAGGGGTTCACGCTCGAGGCCGGCCAACGGATCTGGGGCTTCCCCAAGATCATGGCCGACTTCACCGTCCGTGAAAACCGTACCTTCGACTTCGACGTCTCCGCGGACGACAAGCTGATCGCCGGAATCGAGTTCAGCCCCGGCCTGCCCGTGCCGTCGGCGTTCACCTCGAAGTCCCAGGTGCTGACCACCTATAGCCACACCGGCGGCGTCACCCGCGAAATCGCTTGGGAGATGAAGAACTCCGGGATGCGGGCGCGGGTCGGCGGGGCCCGGCTGCGCCTCGGCGCCCACCCGTACGCCGACGAACTGCGCGCGCTCGGACTGCCGAAGCGCGCCTTTGCGACCCAGTCGTCGGCCAACGTCGAGATGACCTTCGGCGAAGCCACCGAGATTTCTTGACTCCACGTAATCACCTGACTGCATGAGGGAGCACGAAGACCGATGACAGCCACAATTCTCGACGTCGACCTGACCGACGGTAATTTCTACGCCGACGGCGGCGCCCGGGAGGCCTACAAGTGGATGCGCGCCCATCAGCCCGTGTTCCGTGACCGCAACGGTCTGGCGGCCGCCACCACCTACCAGGCCGTCCTCGACGCCGAACGCAATCCCGAGGTGTTCTCCAGCACCGGCGGCATCCGACCCGATCAGCCCGGGATGCCCTACATGATCGACATGGACGATCCCGATCACCTGCTGCGCCGCAAACTGGTCAACGCGGGGTTCACTCGCAAGCAGGTGATGGACAAGCTGCCCTCGATCGAGCGGCTGTGCGACGCGTTGATCGACGGCGTGATCGAGGCCGGCGAATGCGACTACGTCCGCAGCATCGCCGCACCCCTGCCGATGGCCGTGATCGGCGACATGCTCGGCGTGCTGCCCGAACAGCGCGAAATGCTGCTGACCTGGTCCGACGACCTGGTCTGCGGGCTCAGCTCACACCTGGACGAGTCGGCCATCCAGAAGCTGATGGACACCTTCGCCGCCTACACCGCGTTCACCAAGGACGTCATCACCAAGCGGCGCGCCGAACCCACCGAGGACCTGTTCTCGGTGCTGGTCAACGCCGAGGTCGACGGGCAGCAGCTCTCCGACGACGAGATCGTCTTCGAGACGCTGCTGATCCTGATCGGCGGCGACGAGACCACCCGCCACACGCTGTCCGGCGGTACCGCGGAGCTGCTGCGGCACCGCGAGCAGTGGGAGCAGATGGTCGCAAACCCCGAACTGCTGCCGAATGCCATCGAAGAGATGCTGCGCTGGACCTCACCGGTGAAGAACATGTGCCGCACCCTGACCCAGGACATCGAGTTCCACGGCACGGAGCTCAAGGCCGGCGAGAAGATCATGTTGATGTTCGAATCGGCGAACTTCGACGAGACCGTCTTCGAGGATCCGGAGAACTTCCGGATCGATCGGAATCCGAACAGCCACCTGGCATTCGGCTTCGGCACGCACTTCTGCATGGGCAACCAGCTGGCCCGGTTGGAGCTGAAACTGATGCTGTCGCGGGTGATCGAGCGGATGCCCGATCTGCGGCTGGCCGACGACAGCCGGCTGCCGCTGCGCCCCGCGAACTTCGTCAGCGGGCTCGAGGAGATGCCGGTGGTGTTCACGCCGGGCACGCGTCTGGGCTAGCTGCGGTCCCCGCCCCACCCGCGGCCGCCCGCCCCACCCGTCGAGCGTGTGGTTTCGTACGCGAATCGCCGTGCGAACGGATAGCACTGCACGTTCACCACGTTTTGGGGCATCCGCGGGCGATCAACGCCGCACCGACGCGGTCGAACAACACTTGCGGTCGGTTGTGCAGCAGACCGGCGGTCACCCGAATGTCGATCCAACCGAATTCCGGCAGCCGCGCGTAGCGCTCGACGTCCCAGTTCCGTCGGCGCGAGTCGGTCCAGTGCTGGGCGCCGTCAAAGTCGACCCCGACGCGGTGCGCACGCCAGCCCATATCGAGGCGTGCGAAGACGCGGCCGTACTCGTCGTGAATCTCGATCTGGGTTTCGGGAGATGGAAAACCGGCCTGTACCAACCTCAGTCGGGTCAGCGATTCGTAGGGCGACTCGGCGCCGCCGTTGACAAGCGCCAGGGTTTTCCGCAATTGCCGCAAGCCCCGGGCACCAGGATGCGCCGCAATGACGTCCTCGACGGCCGCGACCTTGAGGTGCGTCGCATTCATCAGCGCGTCGATGCGTTGGACGCCCGGGTCCAGTTCCAGCCGTCTGCCGAGATCGAAGGCGGTGCGCGCGGCCGTCGTCGTCGCCATTCCGTCAACGAGTTCGGTCTCGCCGGGAGCCAATGTGTCGCTGTGGACGATGATTCCAGCCGGGGGACGGCGGTTGCTATGGATCAGTTCGGCCGGGTTTCCCGCTTCCACCCATTTGGTGCCGAGCATTGCCGAGGCGGACAAGCCGGCCAGGACTGCTTGGCGCCGCGACCACAGCCACGCGGCCGTGGCCTGTTGTTTCGCGGACAGTTCGACGCCACGGGGGACCCAGACGCCCGGGGCCGCCGCAGCATGGAACTTGCGCAGTTCACGAAAACTGAGTCCGCCGTCCGCCAGCGCCTCGGCGGACAGAAATGGCCAATCGCAGTCCCGCATGACCGGATGCTGACAGTGCTGGCGAATCGCTGCCGACCACTATCCACAGCGTCGAAGCGGTTCCGCTGCGTCAACCCCCGCGAAAGTGCCGAACTATCCGCCGTAGCGGCGTGTTGCGTATAAAACTGCACGCTCGGCGGGATCGGCGATCGGGATCGGCGATCGGCGGAAACTGGGGTGGGCCGGTCGCGAAAGCTACTTCAGCTGGAAGTTGGGCTTGCGCTTCTCGGCGAACGCGCGCGGGCCCTCCTTGGAGTCCTCGGACAGGAACACCGGGATGCCGTTCTTCGTGTCGGGGACGAAGGCCTCGTTCTCGTGCATGCCCTCGGTTTCCCGGATGGTCTTCAGAATGGCCTGTACCGCCAACGGGCCGTTGTTGTTGATCACCTCGGCGATTTCGAGCGCCTTGTCCAGCGCCGTGCCGTCGGGCACCACGTGGCCGATCAGCCCGAATTCCTTGGCCTCGGCCGCGGTGATGTGCCGCCCGGTCAGCAAGATCTCGCAGGCCAGCGTGTACGGGATCTGCCGCACCAGCCGCACCGCGGATCCACCCATCGGGTACAGGCTCCACTTGGCCTCGGAAACCCCGAACTTGGCGCTCTCCCCGGCCACCCGGATGTCGGTGCCCTGCAGGATCTCGGTGCCTCCGGCGATCGCGGCCCCTTCGACGGCAGCGATCAGCGGCTTGGTCAGCCGGCGGCCCTTGAGCAGCCCGTCGATGCGGGTCGGGTCGTAGCCGGCCTTGAACGTGTCGCCGGGCGCCTGCTTGTTGGCGTTCTTCAGATCCATGCCCGCGCAGAAGGCCCCGCCGGCGCCGGTCAGGATGCAGGTGCGGATCTCCGGATCGCTGTCCACCCGGTCCCAGGCGTCGACCATTATCGAGAGCATCTCGCCGGTGAGGGCGTTTTTGCGCTCCGGGCGGTTCATCGTGACGATCAGCGTGTGTCCGCGCTGCTCAACCAGGGCGTCGGGCTGTTCAGCAGTGCTCGGTGCGTCGCTCACGAGGGACCTGCCTTCCTGCATCATCGGCGGAAACTTGTCACGAAATGTAACACGTTCTAGTTTAGGAGCATGGCCCTCAATATCGCTGATCTCGCCGAGCACGCCATCGATGCAGTGCCCGACCGCGTGGCCCTCATCTGTGGCGACGAACAGTTGACCTACGCCCAACTCGAGGAGAAGGCCAACCGGCTGGCGCACTACCTCATCGATCAGGGCGTCCAGAAGGACGACAAGGTCGGCCTGTACTGCCGCAACCGCATCGAGATCGTCATCGGGATGCTGGGCATCGTCAAGGCCGGCGCGATCCTGGTCAACGTCAACTTCCGCTACGTCGAGGGCGAGTTGCGCTATCTGTTCGACAACTCGGACATGGTGGCACTGATCCACGAACGTCAGTACTCCGAACGGGTGGCCAACGTGCTGCCGGAGACGCCGAACGTCAAGACGGTGTTGGTGGTCAACGATGGCAGCGGCGGGTCCGACGAAATTTTCCAACGCTACGGCGGCGTCGAGTTCGGGGCCGCGCTGGCCCAGGGGTCCCCCGAGCGCGACTTCGGTCCGCGCAGCGAGGACGACATCTACCTGCTCTACACCGGCGGCACCACCGGCTTTCCCAAGGGCGTGATGTGGCGCCACGAGGACATCTACCGAGTCCTGTTCGGCGGCACCGACTTCGCGACCGGCGAGCCCGTCGCCGACGAGTTCGACCTGGCCAAGGGGGCCAAGGAGAACGCGCCCATGATCCGGCTGCCCATCCCGCCGATGATCCACGGTGCGACGCAGTCGGCCACCTGGATGGCGCTGTTCTCCGGTCAGACCGTGGTTCTGACACCGGAATTCGACGCCGACCAGATTTGGCGGATGATCCACGAGCACAAGGTCAACCTGCTGTTCTTCACCGGCGACGCGATGGCCCGCCCGCTGCTCGACGCCCTGCTCGCGGCGCAGGCCGCGGGCCAGGAATACGACCTGTCATCGCTGTTCCTGCTGGCCAGCACCGCGGCACTGTTCTCCACGAGCCTCAAGGAGAAGTTCCTCGAGTTGCTGCCCAACCGCATCATCACGGACTCGATCGGCTCGTCGGAGACCGGATTCGGTGGTACCAGCATCGTGGCGAAGGGGCAGTCGCACACCGGCGGACCGCGCGTGACGATCGACAAGAACACCGTGGTGCTCGACGACGACGGCAACGAGGTCGAGCCCGGCTCCGGCGTGCGCGGCATCATCGCCAAGCGCGGCCACATCCCGGTCGGCTACTACAAGGACGAGAAGAAGACCGCCGAGACCTTCAGGACCTTCAAAGGGGTGCGCTACGCGATCCCCGGCGACTACGCGCAGGTCGAGGAGGACGGCAGCGTCACGATGCTCGGCCGCGGATCGGTGTCGATCAACAGCGGCGGCGAGAAGATCTACCCCGAAGAGGTCGAGGCGGCGCTCAAGGGCCACCCGGACGTGTTCGACGCGTTGGTCGTCGGCGTGCCGGATGAACGCTTCGGTCAGCACGTCGCTGCGGTGGTGCAGCCACGCGAGGGTGCCCGCCCGACGCTGGCCGGGCTGGATTCGTTTGTGCGCAAGGAAATCGCGGGTTACAAGGTGCCGCGTAGCCTGTGGCTGGTCGACGAGGTCAAGCGGTCACCGGCCGGCAAGCCGGACTACCGCTGGGCCAAGGACACCACCGAAGCGCGTCCCGCCGATGAGGTGCACGCAAACCATTCCGTCGCCCAGGGAGCCGAAGCGTAAATGCGTACAGAACTCTGTGATCGGTTCGGGATCGAATACCCGATCTTCGTCTTCACCCCCTCGGAGAAGGTGGCGGCCGCGGTCACCCGCGCCGGCGGCCTCGGGGTGCTCGGCTGTGTGCGTTTCAACGCGGCCGAAGACCTCGAGGACGTGCTGTGCTGGATGGACGAGAACACCGACGGCAAGCCCTACGGCGTCGACGTCGTGATGCCGGCCAAGGTGCCCACCGAAGGCAGCGCCGTCGACATCAACAAGCTGATCCCGAAGACCCACCGCGACTTCGTCGACAAGACCCTGGCCGACCTCGGGGTGCCGCCGCTGTCGGAGGACAACGACCGCAACGAGGGGGTGCTGGGCTGGCTGCACTCGGTGGCCCGCAGCCACGTCGACGTCGCCCTCAAGCATCCGATCAAGCTGATCGCCAACGCCCTGGGCTCGCCGCCCAAGGACGTCATCGATCAGGTGCACGCGGCCGGGGTACCGGTTGCCGCGCTTGCGGGGTCGGCCAAACACGCGCTGCGCCATGTCGAGAACGGGGTCGACATCGTCGTCGCGCAGGGGCACGAGGCCGGCGGACACACCGGCGAGATCGGGTCGATGGTGTTGTGGCCCGAGGTCATAGATGGTCTGCGTGCGCTCGGCCATCAAACCCCGATGCTGGCTGCCGGCGGGATCGGCACCGGTCGCCAGGTTGCCGCGGCGCTGGCGTTGGGCGCCCACGGTGTCTGGATGGGTTCGGCGTTCCTGACCGCGGCCGAATATGACCTCGGGGTGCGGACCGAGGCGGGCACCTCGGTGGTGCAGCAGGCGTTGTTGGCGGCTACCTCGAGCGACACGGTGCGGCGGCGCATCTACACCGGCAAGCCGGCCCGTCTGCTCAAGAGTCGCTGGACCGAGGCCTGGGATGCCGAGGGTGCGCCCGAACCGCTGCCGATGCCGTTGCAGAACATCCTGGTCAGCGAGGCCCATCAGCGGATGAGTGAGTCCAGCGACCCGACCACCGTCGCGATGCCGGTGGGGCAGATCGTGGGCCGGATGAACGAGATCCGCCCGGTCGCCGACATCATCGCCGAACTGGTCGACGGGTTCGAAGAAGCGACCAATCGACTGGACGAGATCCGCGACCGGGGTTAGATGGTGCCGTGAACGGCGCACAAACCCTGCTCAGTACCCTCGTTGACCACGGCGTAGAGGTCTGCTTCGCCAATCCCGGGACCTCCGAGATGCATTTCGTGGCCGCATTGGACCGCGTGCCCGCGATGCGCGGGGTGCTGGCGCTGTTCGAGGGGGTGGCCACCGGCGCCGCCGACGGCTACGCCCGAATGGCGGACAAGCCGGCCGCGGTGCTGCTGCACCTGGGCCCCGGGCTGGGCAACGGGCTGGCGAACCTGCACAACGCCCGTCGGGCGCATGTCCCGATGGTGGTCGTCGTCGGCGATCACGCGACGTATCACAACCGCTACGACGCCCCGCTCGAATCCGACATCGAGGCGTTGGCGGGCAGCGTCTCGGGGTGGATGCGCCGCACCGATCGGGTTTCGGAGATCTGCGCCCACACCGTGGATGCGATCGCCGCGAGCCGCGCCGGCGTGGTGTCCACTCTCATCCTGCCCGCCGATGTCTCCTGGGCCGACGGCGCGACAACCGCTGGCGCCGCCCGTCTTTCGCCGGAGCGGGTCACCGAACCCGATCGGGGCGCGCTGCGCGGCGCGGCCGACGTGTTGCGCTCGGGTGAGTCCGCGGTGATCCTGCTCGGCGGCGACGCCACCCGCGTTGCGGGGCTGTCGGCCGCCGACCGCATTGCCCAGGCCACGGGCGCCCGGGTGCTGTGCGAAACCTTCCCCGCCCGACTACAGCGCGGCGCCGGGATCCCCGCGGTGGACCGGCTCGCGTACTTCGCCGAGGCGGCCGAGGCGCAATTGGCCGGCGCGCAGCATCTGATCCTGGCGGGGACGACGTCGCCGGTGTCGTTCTTCGCCTACCCGGGCAAGCGCAGCGACCTGGTTCCGGCCGGCTGTCGGGTGCACACCCTGGCCGGATATGCCGGTGCGGCAGCAGCTTTGGAGAGTCTGGCCGACGAGGTGGCACTGGACGTCGAGGCCACGGTGGCGCCCGCGGTGCGGCACGAGACGCCGACGGGACCGTTGACCGCGGTGTCGCTCGCAGCCGTCGTCGGCGCGGTGTTGCCCGAGCGGGCCATCATCGTCGATGAATCGAACACCGCCGGAGTGATGCTGGCGGCGAGCACGGCCGGCGCCCCCGCGCACGACGTGCTGACCTTGACCGGGGGCGCGATCGGCTACGGGATGCCGGCGGCGATCGGGGCGGCCATCGCGGCACCGGGTCGCCCGGTGCTCTCGCTGCAGGCCGACGGGTCGGCGATGTACACGCTGTCCGCGCTGTGGACCCAGGCGCGCGAGCAACTGGACATCACCACGGTGATCCTCAATAACGGCGCGTACGACATCCTGCGGATCGAACTGCAGCGCGTCGGCGCCGAGAACGCCGACAGCCCCGGCGCCCGCGCCCAGGATCTGCTCGACATCGGCCGCCCCACCATCGATTTCGTCCAGATTGCCGAGGGAATGGGCGTGCCGGCCCGACGCGTGCACACCGCCGAGGCACTCGGCGTGGCGCTCACCGCGGCCTTCGAGGAGCCCGGCCCGCACCTGATCGAGGCCGTGGTTCCGTCGATCCTGGGTTGAGTGCGTGCGCCGAGATCGACGAAATGCCGCAAGCCACTCGAACTTAGCGGCCCAAAGGTGAGTTTGGGCGGGGGATGGGGTGGACCGGGTCGGGGGTGTCGGTGGCCTCGGCGGCGAGTTGGCGTTTGAGCACCTTGAAGGTCTCGGTGCGGGGCAGGGCGGAGCTGAGCCGGACATAGGACGGCCACTGCTTGGGTCCGAGATCGTCTTGGGCGTCGAGGAATTCGACGAAGTGCTCGACATCGAACGATGCGACGTCCGGCAGTACCAGGGCGGCCATCACGCGATCCCCGACCGACGGGTCGGGAATGGGGTAGACCGCGACCTCGGTGACGTCCGGATAGCGCATCAGGATCCGCTCGATGGGCGCGGTGCCGAGGTTTTCGCCGTCGACGCGCATCCAGTCGCCCAGCCGCCCGGCGAAATACGCGAAGCCGTTCTCGTCGCGGTAGGCCAGGTCGCCGCTGCGGTAGACGCCGCCGGCCATCCGCTGCGCCTCGGCCTCCGGGTCGCGGTAGTAGCCGCGGAACTGGCCGGGGCCGGCGGTGTTCACCAGTTCGCCGACCACGCCGGGCGGACACGGTTGACCGGTCTCGACGTCCAGGATGTCGACGCCGGCCACCAGCGGGCCCAGCGCACCCTCCGGGGTGTCGGGGGTGCGGGCGATCGCGACGCCGCCCTCGCTGGATCCGAAGCCGTCGACCACCTGCACGCCGAACCGATCCGCGAACCGACGCAGATCGCGGGGTGCGCCCTCGTTGCCGTACAACACCCGCAGCGGGTTGTCGGCGTCGTCGGGTCGGGCCCGCGTGGCCAGGATGTAGGACAGCGGCTTGCCGACGTAGTTGGCGTAGGTGGCGCCGAAGCGACGAGCATCCGGGATGAACTGGGAGGCGGAGAACTTGCGGCGCAACGCAATCGAGGCGCCGGCGGCCACCGCCGGGGCCCAGCCCGCCATCACCGCATTGGAATGGAACAGCGGCATCGACAGATAACAGGTGTCGGCGGGCCCCAGTCCGAACCGTTCGGCCAGCATCACGCCGGGGAACGCGACCTTTTCCTGGGTGCAGCGCACCGCCTTCGGATCGCCGCTGGTGCCCGAGGTGAAGACCAACAGATAGAGGTCGTCGGGGTCGGCGTCCGGAAACGCCACCGGCGCTCCGCGGTGCGCGGCGAGTTCGGCCGCGAATCCGGTGGATTCGACGTCGACGACTTCGATTCCCTCGGCGGCGGCCCGCGCGCTGGAATCGGCGAGCACCAACTGACAGTCCGCCTTGTCGATGTCGCGTTGCAGCGCCGCGCCCCGGCGGGTCGGGTTGAGCCCCACCGGGACGATGCCGGCCAGAGCCGCCGCGACCAGCACCGTGCTGAAGAACGGCGTATTGCCCAGCAGCACACCCACATGCGGCGGCGCGGCGGGGTCCAACCGGCCCCGCAGCGTCGCGGCCAGGTCGGCGCCGTCCTGAATGTGGTCGCGCCAGCTCACGAACGACACCGGCGCGTCCGGGTCGTCGCCGAAGTA from Mycolicibacterium sp. MU0053 includes:
- the fadD17 gene encoding long-chain-fatty-acid--CoA ligase FadD17, coding for MITHGERGQSRRNPATVPGLLAALAEVEDRGVYFGDDPDAPVSFVSWRDHIQDGADLAATLRGRLDPAAPPHVGVLLGNTPFFSTVLVAAALAGIVPVGLNPTRRGAALQRDIDKADCQLVLADSSARAAAEGIEVVDVESTGFAAELAAHRGAPVAFPDADPDDLYLLVFTSGTSGDPKAVRCTQEKVAFPGVMLAERFGLGPADTCYLSMPLFHSNAVMAGWAPAVAAGASIALRRKFSASQFIPDARRFGATYANYVGKPLSYILATRARPDDADNPLRVLYGNEGAPRDLRRFADRFGVQVVDGFGSSEGGVAIARTPDTPEGALGPLVAGVDILDVETGQPCPPGVVGELVNTAGPGQFRGYYRDPEAEAQRMAGGVYRSGDLAYRDENGFAYFAGRLGDWMRVDGENLGTAPIERILMRYPDVTEVAVYPIPDPSVGDRVMAALVLPDVASFDVEHFVEFLDAQDDLGPKQWPSYVRLSSALPRTETFKVLKRQLAAEATDTPDPVHPIPRPNSPLGR
- a CDS encoding cytochrome P450, with translation MTATILDVDLTDGNFYADGGAREAYKWMRAHQPVFRDRNGLAAATTYQAVLDAERNPEVFSSTGGIRPDQPGMPYMIDMDDPDHLLRRKLVNAGFTRKQVMDKLPSIERLCDALIDGVIEAGECDYVRSIAAPLPMAVIGDMLGVLPEQREMLLTWSDDLVCGLSSHLDESAIQKLMDTFAAYTAFTKDVITKRRAEPTEDLFSVLVNAEVDGQQLSDDEIVFETLLILIGGDETTRHTLSGGTAELLRHREQWEQMVANPELLPNAIEEMLRWTSPVKNMCRTLTQDIEFHGTELKAGEKIMLMFESANFDETVFEDPENFRIDRNPNSHLAFGFGTHFCMGNQLARLELKLMLSRVIERMPDLRLADDSRLPLRPANFVSGLEEMPVVFTPGTRLG
- a CDS encoding acetoacetate decarboxylase family protein is translated as MTDTARPTHTIQGTVLTMPVRIRKADTHVAMFSVPADAAQRMIDYSGLRVREYLPGRAVTMLMLVRYIDGDLGKYHEFGTAVMVNPPGSAAKGPTALASAAAFIHHLPVNQGFTLEAGQRIWGFPKIMADFTVRENRTFDFDVSADDKLIAGIEFSPGLPVPSAFTSKSQVLTTYSHTGGVTREIAWEMKNSGMRARVGGARLRLGAHPYADELRALGLPKRAFATQSSANVEMTFGEATEIS
- a CDS encoding crotonase/enoyl-CoA hydratase family protein, which codes for MSDAPSTAEQPDALVEQRGHTLIVTMNRPERKNALTGEMLSIMVDAWDRVDSDPEIRTCILTGAGGAFCAGMDLKNANKQAPGDTFKAGYDPTRIDGLLKGRRLTKPLIAAVEGAAIAGGTEILQGTDIRVAGESAKFGVSEAKWSLYPMGGSAVRLVRQIPYTLACEILLTGRHITAAEAKEFGLIGHVVPDGTALDKALEIAEVINNNGPLAVQAILKTIRETEGMHENEAFVPDTKNGIPVFLSEDSKEGPRAFAEKRKPNFQLK
- a CDS encoding acetolactate synthase large subunit, with the protein product MNGAQTLLSTLVDHGVEVCFANPGTSEMHFVAALDRVPAMRGVLALFEGVATGAADGYARMADKPAAVLLHLGPGLGNGLANLHNARRAHVPMVVVVGDHATYHNRYDAPLESDIEALAGSVSGWMRRTDRVSEICAHTVDAIAASRAGVVSTLILPADVSWADGATTAGAARLSPERVTEPDRGALRGAADVLRSGESAVILLGGDATRVAGLSAADRIAQATGARVLCETFPARLQRGAGIPAVDRLAYFAEAAEAQLAGAQHLILAGTTSPVSFFAYPGKRSDLVPAGCRVHTLAGYAGAAAALESLADEVALDVEATVAPAVRHETPTGPLTAVSLAAVVGAVLPERAIIVDESNTAGVMLAASTAGAPAHDVLTLTGGAIGYGMPAAIGAAIAAPGRPVLSLQADGSAMYTLSALWTQAREQLDITTVILNNGAYDILRIELQRVGAENADSPGARAQDLLDIGRPTIDFVQIAEGMGVPARRVHTAEALGVALTAAFEEPGPHLIEAVVPSILG
- a CDS encoding NAD(P)H-dependent flavin oxidoreductase gives rise to the protein MRTELCDRFGIEYPIFVFTPSEKVAAAVTRAGGLGVLGCVRFNAAEDLEDVLCWMDENTDGKPYGVDVVMPAKVPTEGSAVDINKLIPKTHRDFVDKTLADLGVPPLSEDNDRNEGVLGWLHSVARSHVDVALKHPIKLIANALGSPPKDVIDQVHAAGVPVAALAGSAKHALRHVENGVDIVVAQGHEAGGHTGEIGSMVLWPEVIDGLRALGHQTPMLAAGGIGTGRQVAAALALGAHGVWMGSAFLTAAEYDLGVRTEAGTSVVQQALLAATSSDTVRRRIYTGKPARLLKSRWTEAWDAEGAPEPLPMPLQNILVSEAHQRMSESSDPTTVAMPVGQIVGRMNEIRPVADIIAELVDGFEEATNRLDEIRDRG
- a CDS encoding acyl-CoA synthetase translates to MALNIADLAEHAIDAVPDRVALICGDEQLTYAQLEEKANRLAHYLIDQGVQKDDKVGLYCRNRIEIVIGMLGIVKAGAILVNVNFRYVEGELRYLFDNSDMVALIHERQYSERVANVLPETPNVKTVLVVNDGSGGSDEIFQRYGGVEFGAALAQGSPERDFGPRSEDDIYLLYTGGTTGFPKGVMWRHEDIYRVLFGGTDFATGEPVADEFDLAKGAKENAPMIRLPIPPMIHGATQSATWMALFSGQTVVLTPEFDADQIWRMIHEHKVNLLFFTGDAMARPLLDALLAAQAAGQEYDLSSLFLLASTAALFSTSLKEKFLELLPNRIITDSIGSSETGFGGTSIVAKGQSHTGGPRVTIDKNTVVLDDDGNEVEPGSGVRGIIAKRGHIPVGYYKDEKKTAETFRTFKGVRYAIPGDYAQVEEDGSVTMLGRGSVSINSGGEKIYPEEVEAALKGHPDVFDALVVGVPDERFGQHVAAVVQPREGARPTLAGLDSFVRKEIAGYKVPRSLWLVDEVKRSPAGKPDYRWAKDTTEARPADEVHANHSVAQGAEA